In Corylus avellana chromosome ca2, CavTom2PMs-1.0, the following proteins share a genomic window:
- the LOC132169852 gene encoding LOW QUALITY PROTEIN: stress-response A/B barrel domain-containing protein DABB1-like (The sequence of the model RefSeq protein was modified relative to this genomic sequence to represent the inferred CDS: inserted 4 bases in 2 codons), which translates to MTFHHGIRSVWPSKILFHKSLQNHLTAYSAHPSYVSVVKEYQPLIEDIMAVDWVFVTNDLHVALPPTGSAIQLKDNLGDDVKVXGIKGIKDXPRRAKGFSVTWLSVFPGQNQLETVEGNEDLAILEDKVRGFVESELVVDFVVPPPKSAGV; encoded by the exons ATGAC TTTTCACCATGGTATTAGATCTGTCTGGCCGTCCAAAATCCTCTTTCACAAGAGTCTCCAAAACCATCTCACAGCCTACTCGGCCCACCCCAGCTATGTCAGTGTGGTAAAGGAGTACCAGCCGTTGATCGAAGACATCATGGCCGTCGATTGGGTCTTCGTCACTAATGATCTCCACGTGGCCTTGCCACCGACTGGGTCTGCGATTCAACTGAAGGACAATCTGGGTGATGATGTAAAAGT GGGCATCAAGGGAATTAAGGA ACCCAGGAGGGCCAAGGGGTTTTCGGTCACGTGGCTCTCGGTTTTTCCTGGACAGAACCAATTGGAGACAGTGGAAGGGAACGAGGATTTGGCGATTTTGGAAGACAAGGTTAGGGGTTTTGTGGAGAGTGAGCTTGTTGTTGATTTTGTGGTACCGCCACCAAAATCTGCCGGTGTTTGA
- the LOC132172482 gene encoding F-box/kelch-repeat protein At3g23880-like codes for MSMTNELPEDLVEQILVWLPVVSLLRLKCVCKSWYALITHQNFITKHLLHKKKNNTHILLHTRDKATDDYVVSMLSYETLQVSRTQPLPPPYFENNKKFAPPPIHGIHLKVSIVVVGSCNGVVCLHDNYGLKIVLWNPATRESKVVPESKLLRCPAGYVVYLNGIGFGFDAKTNDYKIINLRRTMPDLTIPHSRIQCIFQSEVYSLNADSWRKVDSVRCISESFRGLRTYTNGMVSWEVHCCDWDGVLSFDMSDEVFLKTSLPDDVTADCYKRLFVLNELIAMAVTIPDEEWSEVCFDIWLMHKVGVKESWTKLFTVGPSTEIERPLGVWKNDTMFLENSEGQPVLYDPSTKEMTNLQIGHEATYTLQLVTYMETLVSVKGGNEFEEQGNC; via the coding sequence ATGTCGATGACCAACGAATTGCCTGAAGATTTGGTGGAACAGATTCTGGTATGGCTTCCGGTCGTCTCTCTCTTGCGTTTAAAGTGCGTCTGCAAATCCTGGTACGCTCTCATTACTCACCAAAACTTCATAACAAAACACCTTCTACACAAGAAGAAGAACAACACCCACATTCTCCTTCACACGCGCGACAAAGCCACCGATGATTATGTTGTATCCATGCTTTCTTATGAAACACTCCAAGTATCCCGTACACAGCCTCTACCTCCACCGTATTTTGAGAACAACAAGAAGTTTGCACCTCCACCGATTCATGGGATCCACCTCAAGGTTAGTATTGTGGTTGTGGGTTCTTGCAATGGTGTCGTTTGTCTCCACGATAACTATGGATTGAAAATTGTTCTATGGAACCCTGCAACTAGAGAATCAAAGGTTGTACCCGAATCAAAACTGTTACGCTGCCCCGCTGGCTATGTCGTCTACTTAAATGGTattggatttggttttgatgCCAAAACTAATGACTACAAGATAATCAACCTTAGGCGCACTATGCCCGACCTTACTATACCCCATTCTCGAATACAATGCATATTCCAAAGTGAGGTATATAGCCTAAATGCGGATTCTTGGAGAAAAGTTGATAGCGTCCGGTGTATTAGTGAGAGTTTTAGAGGTTTGCGAACATACACCAATGGGATGGTTTCTTGGGAGGTACATTGTTGTGATTGGGATGGTGTTTTGTCATTTGACATGAGCGATGAGGTATTCCTAAAAACATCGCTGCCAGATGATGTTACAGCTGATTGTTATAAACGCCTTTTCGTGCTGAATGAATTGATTGCTATGGCAGTTACTATCCCGGATGAAGAATGGTCGGAGGTTTGCTTTGATATATGGTTGATGCACAAAGTTGGTGTTAAGGAGTCATGGACTAAGCTTTTCACTGTTGGACCGTCTACAGAAATTGAACGACCATTAGGAGTTTGGAAGAATGACACCATGTTCTTGGAAAATTCTGAAGGACAGCCGGTCTTGTATGACCCCTCTACCAAAGAAATGACTAATCTCCAAATTGGTCACGAAGCAACATACACGTTGCAGTTGGTTACTTACATGGAGACCCTAGTTTCTGTCAAGGGCGGAAATGAATTTGAAGAGCAAGGCAATTGTTGA
- the LOC132169854 gene encoding F-box/kelch-repeat protein At3g23880-like — protein MMMMANELPEDLVTLILIWLPVVSLLRFKCVCKSWYALITHQNFVRKHLLHNNNSNTHLLLKTFNKTMEDYVVSMISYEELQISLTQPLPPPFFGNSHKFRISVVGSCNGLVCLHAYNTLNVVIWNPTTKETKVVPKSNLPRFAPAGYRTRIQGMGFGFDAKTNDYKIINFVSMYEPNFDDYFSQDVKDIIFQKEVYSLSTNSWRKVDGPPCFIFEGVACPTYINGMASWLAYDKARLYNLFVLSFDMSDEVFLKTPHPDNVLKGVDLFVLNESIAMSIATMGDKCMGLQFDIWLLLKVGVKDSWTRLFPIRPSAFIHRPLGFWKNDTMILSKIDDGQLLLYDPSTEQTTNLQIHGDDDSMQLVTYMETLVSVKGGNEFEEQGNC, from the coding sequence atgatgatgatggccaACGAATTGCCTGAAGACTTGGTGACGCTGATTCTGATATGGCTTCCGGTCGTCTCTCTCTTGCGTTTCAAATGCGTCTGCAAATCCTGGTACGCTCTCATCACACACCAGAACTTCGTAAGAAAACACCTCCtacacaacaacaacagcaacacCCACCTTCTCCTTAAAACGTTCAACAAAACGATGGAAGATTATGTTGTATCCATGATTTCTTATGAAGAACTCCAAATATCCCTTACACAACCTCTACCTCCACCGTTTTTTGGGAACAGCCACAAGTTTCGTATTTCTGTGGTGGGTTCTTGCAATGGTCTCGTTTGTCTCCACGCTTACAATACATTGAATGTTGTTATATGGAACCCTACAACTAAAGAAACAAAGGTTGTCCCCAAATCAAACCTGCCCCGCTTCGCCCCCGCTGGCTATCGCACCCGTATTCAAGGTATGGGATTTGGTTTTGATGCCAAAACTAATGACTACAAGATAATCAACTTTGTTAGTATGTATGAACCCAATTTCGACGACTATTTTTCACAAGACGTTAAAGACATCATATTCCAAAAAGAGGTATACAGCTTGAGCACCAATTCTTGGAGAAAAGTTGATGGACCCCCGTGTTTTATTTTCGAAGGTGTTGCATGTCCAACATACATCAATGGGATGGCTTCTTGGCTAGCATATGATAAAGCTCGTCTGTATAACTTATTTGTTTTGTCATTTGACATGAGCGATGAGGTATTCCTAAAAACACCACATCCAGATAATGTACTTAAGGGGGTTGACCTTTTCGTGTTGAATGAATCGATTGCCATGAGTATTGCTACAATGGGTGACAAATGCATGGGGCTTCAATTTGATATATGGTTGTTGCTTAAAGTTGGTGTTAAGGACTCCTGGACTAGGCTTTTCCCTATTAGACCGTCTGCATTTATTCACCGACCATTAGGATTTTGGAAGAATGACACCATGATCTTGAGTAAAATTGATGACGGGCAACTGCTCTTGTATGACCCTTCTACCGAACAAACGACTAATCTCCAAATTCATGGAGACGATGACTCGATGCAGTTGGTTACTTACATGGAGACCCTAGTTTCTGTCAAGGGCGGAAATGAATTTGAAGAGCAGGGCAATTGTTGA
- the LOC132170237 gene encoding protein LOL2 has translation MGSKEVEEEEEDEGPPPGWQSIPPPSSQPPPAPPSEMAQMVCGSCRRLLKYPRGARHIECSCCHTVNFVLEAQEVGQVRCGSCEVLLMYPYGASSVKCSSCHFVTEIGEHNRRPPWSAQQGQRPPASNPVH, from the exons atggggagcaaagaagtagaagaagaagaagaagacgagggGCCTCCGCCAGGTTGGCAGTCCATCCCTCCCCCTTCTTCACAACCACCACCAGCGCCACCTTCTG AAATGGCTCAAATGGTCTGTGGTTCTTGCCGTCGCCTGCTGAAGTATCCTCGTGGAGCCAGACATATTGAATGCTCATGCTGCCACACAGTCAACTTTGTATTAGAAG CTCAGGAGGTAGGGCAAGTTAGGTGTGGCAGCTGTGAAGTGTTGCTGATGTACCCATACGGAGCATCATCAGTCAAGTGTTCCTCTTGCCATTTTGTGACAGAAATTGGG GAGCACAATAGGCGACCTCCATGGTCTGCACAGCAAGGGCAACGTCCTCCTGCTTCCAACCCTGTTCATTAA
- the LOC132170238 gene encoding stress-response A/B barrel domain-containing protein UP3-like, with product MSSQTQTIEHVVLFKVKENADPSQVNAWLDGLNGLISLDQVLHLSARPVLRTRSSSSSLSFTHILHSRYSSQNHLAAYSAHPSHVSVVKEYQPLIEDIMAVDWVFVANDLHVAPPPPGSAIRVTCLKLKDNLVEDVKAEILGGIKGIKDRFGEISQFTFGENFSPGRAKGFSVAWLSVFPGQNQLETVDGNEDLVILEEKVRGFVESELVVDFVVPPPKSASV from the coding sequence ATGTCCTCCCAAACTCAAACCATCGAGCACGTGGTCCTCTTCAAGGTCAAAGAAAACGCCGACCCCTCCCAGGTCAACGCGTGGCTCGACGGGCTCAACGGCCTGATCTCCCTAGACCAAGTCCTCCACCTCAGCGCACGCCCAGTTCTCCGCACCCGAAGCTCCTCCTCTTCCCTCAGCTTCACTCACATCCTCCACAGTCGCTACAGCTCCCAAAACCACCTCGCAGCCTACTCGGCCCACCCCAGCCACGTCAGCGTGGTAAAGGAGTACCAACCGTTAATCGAAGACATCATGGCCGTCGATTGGGTCTTCGTCGCTAATGATCTCCACGTGGCCCCGCCACCGCCCGGGTCTGCGATTCGAGTCACCTGCCTGAAACTGAAGGACAATCTGGTCGAGGATGTAAAAGCAGAGATTTTAGGGGGCATCAAGGGAATTAAGGACAGATTTGGGGAAATTAGTCAGTTTACTTTTGGAGAAAACTTCTCGCCGGGGAGGGCCAAGGGGTTTTCGGTCGCGTGGCTCTCGGTTTTTCCCGGACAGAACCAGTTGGAGACGGTGGATGGGAACGAGGATTTGGTGATTTTGGAAGAGAAGGTTAGGGGTTTTGTGGAGAGTGAGCTTGTTGTTGATTTTGTGGTGCCGCCACCAAAATCCGCGAGTGTTTGA
- the LOC132172910 gene encoding uncharacterized protein LOC132172910, translating into MSTTKAKSARKQGSESELARSAKKNRVEEEFDFDLDLSNDIKGLMSALHQIRDKAQKDGQKKNEETIASVAAEMKSMIDELKSKFEKDRQSFAKTLSKSSKECENCLKNEAAKFQGLYEKFCKEKVSHLQALKDTISRFEEEKEKLFTRYEQMRKRERSMISEQEKACAAKIAHLEESLKKKKQDDKTFSILRKTLGSFWEDASDEDFPPDD; encoded by the exons ATGTCCACGACCAAAGCAAAAAGCGCCAGGAAGCAAGGTTCCGAGTCCGAGCTCGCCAGATCGGCCAAGAAGAACCGAGTCGAGGAGGAGTTCGATTTCGATCTCGATCTCTCCAA TGATATCAAAGGCCTTATGTCGGCGCTGCACCAGATCAGAGATAAGGCTCAGAAGGACGGCCAGAAGAAGAACGAAGAGACTATCGCCAG TGTGGCTGCTGAGATGAAATCTATGATTGATGAGTTGAAgtcaaaatttgaaaaggaTAG ACAAAGTTTTGCCAAGACACTTTCAAAGAGCTCAAAAGAG TGTGAAAACTGCTTGAAGAATGAGGCTGCAAAGTTCCAAGGACTGTATGAGAAATTTTGCAAGGAGAAAGTTTCCCATCTGCAGGCCTTAAAAG ACACTATTTCaagatttgaagaagaaaaggagaagctATTCACACGATATGAACAAATGA GGAAGAGAGAAAGGAGTATGATATCTGAACAAGAGAAAGCCTGTGCTGCTAAAATTGCTCACTTAGAGGAGtccttgaaaaagaagaagcag GATGACAAAACTTTCAGCATCCTGAGGAAGACCCTCGGTTCATTTTGGGAGGATGCCTCAGATGAGGACTTCCCACCCGATGATTGA
- the LOC132171462 gene encoding E3 ubiquitin-protein ligase RMA1H1-like has product MALDHYFAREWKSIQGIATESENSNDCFDCNICLDFAHEPVVTLCGHLYCWPCIYKWLHVQSASLASDEHPQCPVCKADISHTTMVPLYGRGQTLNESEVSGKQSHRDMVIPPRPAACGAQTLLSTTSNTGQQLPYRNPYQNQNYNPNLYGSHEEDSTPPWLNLGGTTTGFHHPVVGMFGEMVYARVFGNSASLYAYPNSYHLMGSSSPRLRRQEMQADKSLNRISIFLFCCFLLCLMVF; this is encoded by the coding sequence ATGGCTTTAGATCACTACTTCGCTCGGGAGTGGAAATCTATCCAAGGTATAGCAACAGAGTCAGAAAATTCCAATGATTGCTTTGACTGCAACATTTGCTTAGACTTTGCACATGAGCCGGTGGTCACCCTCTGCGGCCACCTCTACTGCTGGCCTTGCATCTACAAATGGCTTCACGTACAGAGTGCTTCCCTTGCCTCGGATGAGCATCCGCAGTGCCCAGTTTGTAAGGCTGACATATCTCACACCACCATGGTCCCGCTCTATGGCCGGGGCCAAACCCTAAATGAATCTGAAGTTTCAGGCAAGCAATCCCATCGGGATATGGTCATACCTCCTAGACCAGCTGCATGTGGTGCCCAAACTCTGTTATCTACTACTTCTAACACTGGTCAACAGCTTCCATATCGTAATCCGTATCAGAATCAAAATTACAACCCTAACCTATATGGCAGTCATGAAGAGGATTCGACACCTCCATGGCTTAATCTTGGAGGGACTACGACCGGTTTCCACCACCCGGTGGTTGGCATGTTTGGGGAGATGGTTTATGCGAGGGTGTTTGGGAACTCGGCAAGCTTGTATGCATATCCAAACTCATATCACCTAATGGGTAGTAGTAGCCCTAGGTTGAGAAGGCAGGAGATGCAAGCAGACAAATCGCTGAACagaatttcaatttttcttttctgttgcTTTCTTCTGTGCCTTATGGTCTTCTGA